From Neomonachus schauinslandi chromosome 12, ASM220157v2, whole genome shotgun sequence, the proteins below share one genomic window:
- the PEG10 gene encoding LOW QUALITY PROTEIN: retrotransposon-derived protein PEG10 (The sequence of the model RefSeq protein was modified relative to this genomic sequence to represent the inferred CDS: inserted 1 base in 1 codon), which translates to MKQSEENNNLQNQVQKLTEENTSLREQVEPAPQDEEDDIELRGAAAAAAPPTPLEEECPDDLPEKFDGNPDMLVPFMAQCQLFMEKSTRDFSVDRVRVCFVTSMMTGRAARWASAKLERSHYLMHNYPAFMTEMKHVFEDPQRREAAKRKIRRLRQGMGSVIDYSNAFQMIAQDLDWNEPALIDQYHEGLSDHIQAELSRLEVAKSLSALIGQCIHIERRLARAAAARKPRSPPRALVLPHITSHHQVDPTEPVGGARMRLTQEEKERRRKLNLCLYCGNGGHYADNCPAKASKASPXGKLPGPAVEGPSATGPEIIRSPQDDASSPHLQVMLQIHLPGRHTLFVRAMIDSGASGNFIDHEYVAQNGIPLRVKDWPILVEAIDGRPIASGPVVHETHDLIVDLGDHREVLSFDVTQSPFFPVVLGVRWLSTHDPNITWSTRSIVFDSEYCRYHCRMYSPIPPSLPPPAQPSFYYPVDGYRVYQPVRYYYVQNVYTPVDENVYPDHRLVDPTIEMIPGAHSIPSGHVYSLSEPEMAALRDFVARNVKDGLITPTIAPNGAQVLQVKRGWKLQVSYDCRAPNSFTIQNQYPRLSIPNLDDQAHLATYTEYVPQIPGYQTYPTYATYPTYPVGFAWYPVGRDGHGRSLYVPVMITWNPHWYRQPPVPQYPPPQPPPPPPPPPPPPSYSTM; encoded by the exons ATGAAGCAGTCCGAGGAGAACAACAACCTGCAGAACCAGGTGCAGAAGCTCACAGAGGAGAACACCTCCCTTCGTGAGCAAGTGGAGCCTGCCCCTCAGGATGAGGAGGATGACATCGAGCTCCGAGGTGCTGCGGCGGCTGCTGCCCCACCCACTCCGTTAGAGGAAGAGTGCCCAGATGACCTTCCCGAGAAGTTTGACGGCAACCCAGACATGCTGGTTCCTTTCATGGCTCAGTGCCAGCTCTTCATGGAAAAGAGCACCAGAGATTTCTCAGTCGATCGCGTCCGCGTCTGCTTCGTGACAAGCATGATGACCGGCCGTGCCGCCCGCTGGGCCTCTGCGAAGCTGGAGCGATCCCACTACCTGATGCACAACTACCCAGCCTTCATGACTGAAATGAAGCACGTCTTTGAAGACCCTCAGAGGCGAGAGGCCGCCAAACGCAAGATCAGACGTCTGCGCCAAGGCATGGGGTCAGTCATCGACTACTCCAACGCTTTCCAGATGATTGCCCAGGACCTGGATTGGAACGAGCCCGCCCTGATTGACCAGTACCACGAGGGCCTCAGCGACCACATTCAGGCAGAGCTGTCGCGCCTCGAAGTGGCCAAGTCGCTGTCGGCGCTGATTGGCCAATGCATCCACATCGAGAGAAGGCTGGCCAGAGCGGCCGCAGCTCGCAAGCCGCGTTCCCCGCCGCGCGCGCTCGTGTTGCCGCACATCACGAGCCACCACCAGGTAGATCCAACCGAGCCTGTGGGCGGCGCCCGCATGCGCCTGacccaggaagaaaaagaaagacgcAGAAAGCTGAACCTCTGCCTCTACTGCGGAAATGGAGGTCACTACGCCGACAACTGTCCTGCCAAGGCCTCAAAGGCTTCAC GCGGGAAACTCCCCGGCCCCGCTGTAGAGGGACCTTCAGCGACCGGGCCAGAAATAATAAGGTCCCCACAAGATGATGCTTCATCTCCACACTTGCAAGTGATGCTCCAGATTCATCTCCCGGGCAGACACACCCTGTTCGTCCGAGCCATGATCGATTCTGGTGCTTCTGGCAACTTCATCGATCACGAATACGTTGCCCAAAATGGAATTCCTCTGAGGGTCAAGGACTGGCCAATACTGGTAGAAGCAATTGATGGACGCCCCATAGCATCGGGCCCAGTTGTCCACGAAACGCACGACCTGATAGTCGACCTGGGAGATCACCGTGAGGTGCTGTCATTCGATGTGACTCAGTCTCCGTTCTTCCCTGTCGTCCTAGGGGTGCGCTGGCTAAGCACACACGACCCCAACATCACATGGAGCACCCGATCGATTGTCTTTGATTCTGAATATTGCCGATACCACTGCCGGATGTATTCTCCAATACCTCCGTCGCTCCCACCACCAGCACAGCCATCGTTTTACTACCCGGTGGATGGATACAGAGTTTACCAACCAGTGAGGTATTACTATGTCCAGAATGTGTACACTCCAGTGGATGAAAACGTCTACCCGGATCACCGCCTGGTTGACCCTACCATCGAAATGATACCTGGAGCGCACAGTATTCCCAGCGGACACGTCTACTCACTGTCCGAACCCGAAATGGCAGCCCTGCGAGATTTTGTGGCCAGAAACGTGAAAGACGGGCTGATTACTCCAACAATCGCCCCGAATGGAGCCCAAGTTCTCCAGGTGAAGAGGGGGTGGAAACTGCAAGTTTCTTACGACTGCCGAGCTCCCAACAGTTTCACCATCCAGAATCAGTATCCTCGACTCTCTATTCCAAATTTGGATGACCAGGCTCACCTGGCAACGTACACTGAATACGTACCTCAAATACCTGGATACCAGACGTACCCCACATACGCCACGTACCCGACCTACCCAGTAGGATTCGCCTGGTACCCAGTGGGGCGAGATGGACATGGACGATCGCTCTATGTCCCCGTGATGATCACTTGGAATCCGCATTGGTACCGCCAGCCTCCGGTACCCCAGTATCCGCcaccgcagccgccgccgccgcctccgccgccgccgccgccgccatcttACAGCACCATGTAA